A portion of the Segatella copri DSM 18205 genome contains these proteins:
- a CDS encoding acyl carrier protein yields MSEIESKVKAIIVDKLGVDEAEVKPEASFTNDLGADSLDTVELIMEFEKEFSISIPDDKAEKIATVGDAISYIEENAK; encoded by the coding sequence ATGTCAGAAATTGAAAGCAAAGTAAAGGCAATTATCGTTGATAAACTCGGTGTTGATGAGGCTGAAGTTAAGCCAGAGGCAAGCTTCACAAATGATCTTGGTGCAGATTCTTTGGATACTGTAGAGTTGATCATGGAGTTCGAGAAGGAGTTCTCTATCTCTATCCCAGACGATAAGGCTGAGAAGATTGCTACTGTAGGTGACGCTATCTCTTACATTGAGGAGAACGCTAAGTAA
- the nadA gene encoding quinolinate synthase NadA, producing MVKKEWIEKGCVDEPVDEALDLKAEIRKLCKEKDAIILAHYYTVGEIQDIADFVGDSLALARKAAETDAQVMVMCGVHFMAETCKLLSPDKTVICPDLKAGCSLADSCKAEDLIKYKEEHPGYKVVSYVNTTAAVKALTDCVVTSGNAKKVIDSFPQDEKIIFGPDYNLGNYINSVTGRNMLLWNGGCHVHEKFSVEAIVKLKQKHPEAVVMAHLECKAPVLAVADVKGSTATMLHYAQEHPEIKEYIIATEAGILHELERNCPNVIFYPVPPEVSEGGVGCSCNECEYMKMNTLKKIYNALKFGWPTVEVAPEIAKKAVKPIEKMLSLS from the coding sequence ATGGTGAAAAAAGAATGGATTGAGAAAGGATGCGTTGACGAACCCGTTGACGAAGCCTTGGACTTGAAAGCTGAAATCAGAAAGCTTTGCAAGGAGAAAGATGCTATTATCCTCGCCCACTACTATACGGTAGGTGAGATTCAGGACATTGCTGACTTCGTGGGCGACTCTCTGGCTTTGGCTCGTAAAGCAGCTGAAACCGATGCCCAGGTAATGGTTATGTGTGGCGTGCACTTCATGGCTGAGACATGCAAACTCTTGAGTCCTGACAAAACCGTAATCTGTCCTGACTTGAAGGCTGGTTGCTCGCTTGCTGACAGCTGTAAGGCTGAGGATTTGATAAAGTACAAGGAAGAGCATCCAGGATATAAGGTTGTGAGTTATGTAAACACCACGGCTGCAGTGAAGGCGCTGACTGATTGTGTAGTGACAAGCGGTAATGCTAAGAAGGTAATTGACAGTTTCCCACAGGACGAAAAAATCATCTTTGGTCCAGACTATAATCTCGGTAACTATATAAACAGCGTTACAGGCCGCAATATGTTGCTTTGGAACGGTGGTTGCCATGTACATGAGAAATTCTCTGTAGAGGCTATCGTTAAACTGAAGCAGAAGCATCCTGAGGCTGTTGTGATGGCTCACCTGGAGTGTAAGGCACCAGTACTTGCTGTAGCCGATGTAAAGGGCTCTACAGCCACCATGTTGCATTATGCCCAAGAGCATCCTGAAATCAAGGAGTATATTATCGCTACAGAGGCTGGTATCCTGCATGAGCTGGAGCGTAATTGTCCTAACGTAATTTTCTATCCCGTACCTCCAGAGGTAAGCGAGGGTGGAGTAGGTTGCAGCTGCAACGAGTGTGAGTATATGAAGATGAATACGCTCAAGAAGATATACAATGCATTGAAATTTGGTTGGCCAACAGTTGAAGTGGCTCCTGAAATAGCGAAAAAAGCGGTCAAACCAATAGAAAAGATGTTATCACTATCGTAG
- a CDS encoding glycosyltransferase family 9 protein: MKTEHILVIRFSAMGDVAMTVPVIQSLAKQYPKVRITVLSRPFARPFFEDLAPNVGFMEADIKGEYKGVKGLNALYRRLIAKQFTAIADLHSVLRSDYLRMRFNLDNFKVAHIDKHRKGKRKLVASNGKKLVQQPTSFQNYADVFAQLGYPIHMDFTSIYGDGKQGDLSILPQEVFGVGENSISLEDKHITEPWIGIAPFAAHEGKIYPIQLMEKVIQRLIHNHPHAHIFLFGGGKDETPVMNDWAEKYPQLINASSHLNGLKQELILMSHLHVMVSMDSANMHLASLVNTPVVSIWGATHPYAGFMGWHQDPANAVQLDLPCRPCSIYGNKPCARGDFACMKNISPELVTEKIDSVLNKR, from the coding sequence ATGAAAACTGAGCATATCCTGGTAATTAGATTTTCAGCCATGGGCGATGTTGCCATGACCGTACCTGTAATTCAATCTTTGGCCAAACAATACCCGAAAGTAAGAATTACTGTGCTCAGTCGTCCCTTTGCCCGTCCTTTCTTTGAAGACTTGGCTCCTAACGTTGGATTTATGGAAGCTGATATCAAGGGGGAATACAAAGGGGTGAAAGGACTCAACGCACTCTATCGCCGATTGATAGCCAAACAGTTTACAGCAATTGCCGATTTACATAGCGTGCTGCGTTCCGATTATCTGCGTATGCGCTTCAATCTGGATAACTTCAAGGTAGCACATATTGACAAACATCGCAAGGGAAAACGCAAGCTGGTAGCTTCTAATGGTAAAAAACTTGTGCAGCAACCTACATCGTTCCAAAACTATGCTGATGTTTTTGCACAACTTGGATATCCTATCCACATGGATTTCACATCTATCTATGGGGATGGAAAACAAGGAGATTTAAGTATCTTACCACAGGAGGTATTCGGAGTAGGAGAGAATTCTATCTCACTAGAAGACAAGCACATAACAGAGCCGTGGATTGGTATTGCTCCCTTCGCTGCACACGAGGGAAAAATATATCCGATACAACTGATGGAAAAAGTTATCCAGCGACTTATCCACAATCATCCACACGCTCATATCTTCCTTTTCGGTGGAGGCAAAGACGAAACACCAGTGATGAACGACTGGGCTGAGAAGTATCCACAGCTCATTAACGCTTCTTCTCATCTTAACGGATTGAAACAGGAACTCATCCTGATGAGTCATCTGCACGTTATGGTGAGCATGGATAGTGCCAATATGCACTTGGCATCGCTTGTAAACACTCCTGTAGTAAGCATCTGGGGAGCTACACATCCATACGCAGGTTTCATGGGCTGGCATCAGGATCCTGCCAATGCCGTACAGCTTGACTTACCTTGCCGCCCTTGCAGTATCTATGGTAACAAGCCTTGCGCTAGGGGAGACTTCGCATGTATGAAGAATATCTCTCCTGAACTGGTAACAGAAAAAATTGATTCTGTTTTGAACAAAAGATAG
- a CDS encoding DUF4254 domain-containing protein gives MTFTEKANKIFNQAIADYHIKDNIDTPINNPYQEGSIENCLYLKCWIDTVQWHFEDIIRDPQIDPAEALVLKRRIDKSNQDRTDLVEQIDTYFRETYKDVKVQDDARINTESPAWAVDRLSILALKIYHMKEQVERPEASAEHKAKCQAKLDVLLEQQVDLSTAIDQLLEDIEAGRKYMKVYRQMKMYNDPSTNPVLYKK, from the coding sequence ATGACATTTACAGAAAAAGCCAATAAGATATTTAATCAGGCGATAGCCGATTATCATATCAAAGACAACATTGATACACCAATCAATAATCCGTACCAGGAAGGTAGCATCGAGAACTGCCTTTATCTGAAGTGTTGGATTGACACAGTACAGTGGCATTTCGAGGATATTATCCGTGATCCTCAGATAGACCCGGCTGAAGCACTCGTATTGAAGCGCAGAATCGACAAGAGCAACCAGGACAGAACAGACCTCGTTGAGCAAATCGATACTTACTTCCGCGAAACATACAAAGACGTGAAGGTTCAGGATGATGCACGCATCAACACTGAGAGTCCTGCATGGGCTGTTGACCGCTTGAGTATTCTTGCCCTCAAGATTTATCACATGAAGGAGCAGGTGGAACGCCCGGAAGCTTCGGCTGAGCACAAAGCAAAATGCCAAGCCAAACTGGATGTACTCCTGGAACAGCAGGTAGACCTTTCTACAGCTATCGACCAACTCTTGGAAGATATCGAGGCTGGACGCAAATACATGAAGGTTTACCGACAGATGAAGATGTACAACGATCCTTCAACCAATCCTGTACTCTACAAGAAATAA